The proteins below are encoded in one region of Pangasianodon hypophthalmus isolate fPanHyp1 chromosome 6, fPanHyp1.pri, whole genome shotgun sequence:
- the si:ch73-103b9.2 gene encoding uncharacterized protein si:ch73-103b9.2 isoform X1: MTSLDMNDMFSPHTGISGILICQSGRMDADKSTESLEKPDCSAPVCKLSKGCVEVLLDISEENSGKEQEAYEIPNQTGWDEAIQGWGQCSPFSCLFIAQQKSKKLKPEISAPHCVLCTDLKDLKLSERFVPSHVPSEDSYDISEEPLRSNVPPSLEHLNRTLSAITSTSSSEEEPSDFTLKERSIRKDLLGNKLLFRPEQYTPDKSLPHPPQPDAPCLFLKDKNVGKVALLGRVMVLPPVKVPTNPNANPKSSNFSKRREDSATRPVIIPEKAGVDGDQEKAVVISYSSPTVGTSQGSVTSKQGPTQHQYHLISALSISRRYQIPINTLAETQPSATSLLERNLRQEELIRSPLRHNSGHRSRLGLKEKSLRRAEPELPMLMGTRVQIPVSTQRLL; this comes from the exons ATGACGTCACTGGACATGAATGACATGTTTTCCCCACACACAGGAATATCAGGAATACTCATCTGTCAATCAGGACGCATGGATGCTGATAAATCCACTGAGAGTTTGGAGAAGCCGGATTGCAGTGCGCCAGTGTGCAAGCTTTCCAAAGGATGTGTGGAGGTGCTGCTGGATATTAGCGAGGAAAACTCTGGGAAAGAGCAGGAAGCTTACGAGATTCCCAACCAAACAGGCTGGGATGAAGCT ATCCAAGGTTGGGGTCAATGTTCCCCTTTTTCCTGTCTGTTTATAGCAcaacaaaagagcaagaagCTCAAACCAGAGATCTCAGCCCCACATTGTGTTCTTTGCACTGATTTGAAGGACCTAAAGCTCTCAGAGCGCTTCGTTCCCAGCCATGTTCCTTCAGAAGATTCCTACGACATATCTGAAGAGCCTCTGAGAAGCAACGTTCCACCATCTCTGGAACACCTAAACAGAACCCTAAGCGCCATTACTTCTACCTCATCCTCTGAAGAAGAACCATCTGATTTCACTCTTAAGGAGAGGAGCATCAGGAAAGACCTGCTCGGAAATAAACTGCTGTTTCGACCTGAACAGTACACACCTGACAAAAGTCTACCTCACCCACCTCAACCGGATGCTCCGTGCCTGTTTCTGAAAGATAAAAATGTTGGAAAAGTGGCACTGCTTGGTCGAGTTATGGTATTGCCACCGGTAAAAGTGCCAACAAATCCAAATGCTAATCCAAAGAGCTCGAATTTTTCAAAGAGGAGAGAGGATAGCGCCACAAGACCAGTTATCATTCCTGAGAAAGCTGGTGTTGATGGAGATCAAGAAAAAGCTGTGGTTATTTCTTATTCCAGCCCAACTGTAGGCACCTCCCAAGGATCTGTTACGTCCAAGCAAGGCCCAACGCAGCACCAGTATCACCTAATATCTGCTTTAAGCATCTCCAGAAGGTATCAGATTCCCATCAACACCTTGGCAGAGACTCAACCCAGTGCCACCTCTCTCCTGGAGCGAAATCTCAGACAGGAAGAGCTGATCAGATCACCTCTAAGGCACAACTCTGGGCACAGATCACGGTTAGGCCTCAAGGAGAAAAGTCTGAGAAGGGCAGAACCCGAGCTTCCGATGCTGATGGGGACCAGGGTCCAGATACCAGTGTCCACTCAGCGATTACTGTAG
- the si:ch73-103b9.2 gene encoding uncharacterized protein si:ch73-103b9.2 isoform X2, which produces MDADKSTESLEKPDCSAPVCKLSKGCVEVLLDISEENSGKEQEAYEIPNQTGWDEAIQGWGQCSPFSCLFIAQQKSKKLKPEISAPHCVLCTDLKDLKLSERFVPSHVPSEDSYDISEEPLRSNVPPSLEHLNRTLSAITSTSSSEEEPSDFTLKERSIRKDLLGNKLLFRPEQYTPDKSLPHPPQPDAPCLFLKDKNVGKVALLGRVMVLPPVKVPTNPNANPKSSNFSKRREDSATRPVIIPEKAGVDGDQEKAVVISYSSPTVGTSQGSVTSKQGPTQHQYHLISALSISRRYQIPINTLAETQPSATSLLERNLRQEELIRSPLRHNSGHRSRLGLKEKSLRRAEPELPMLMGTRVQIPVSTQRLL; this is translated from the exons ATGGATGCTGATAAATCCACTGAGAGTTTGGAGAAGCCGGATTGCAGTGCGCCAGTGTGCAAGCTTTCCAAAGGATGTGTGGAGGTGCTGCTGGATATTAGCGAGGAAAACTCTGGGAAAGAGCAGGAAGCTTACGAGATTCCCAACCAAACAGGCTGGGATGAAGCT ATCCAAGGTTGGGGTCAATGTTCCCCTTTTTCCTGTCTGTTTATAGCAcaacaaaagagcaagaagCTCAAACCAGAGATCTCAGCCCCACATTGTGTTCTTTGCACTGATTTGAAGGACCTAAAGCTCTCAGAGCGCTTCGTTCCCAGCCATGTTCCTTCAGAAGATTCCTACGACATATCTGAAGAGCCTCTGAGAAGCAACGTTCCACCATCTCTGGAACACCTAAACAGAACCCTAAGCGCCATTACTTCTACCTCATCCTCTGAAGAAGAACCATCTGATTTCACTCTTAAGGAGAGGAGCATCAGGAAAGACCTGCTCGGAAATAAACTGCTGTTTCGACCTGAACAGTACACACCTGACAAAAGTCTACCTCACCCACCTCAACCGGATGCTCCGTGCCTGTTTCTGAAAGATAAAAATGTTGGAAAAGTGGCACTGCTTGGTCGAGTTATGGTATTGCCACCGGTAAAAGTGCCAACAAATCCAAATGCTAATCCAAAGAGCTCGAATTTTTCAAAGAGGAGAGAGGATAGCGCCACAAGACCAGTTATCATTCCTGAGAAAGCTGGTGTTGATGGAGATCAAGAAAAAGCTGTGGTTATTTCTTATTCCAGCCCAACTGTAGGCACCTCCCAAGGATCTGTTACGTCCAAGCAAGGCCCAACGCAGCACCAGTATCACCTAATATCTGCTTTAAGCATCTCCAGAAGGTATCAGATTCCCATCAACACCTTGGCAGAGACTCAACCCAGTGCCACCTCTCTCCTGGAGCGAAATCTCAGACAGGAAGAGCTGATCAGATCACCTCTAAGGCACAACTCTGGGCACAGATCACGGTTAGGCCTCAAGGAGAAAAGTCTGAGAAGGGCAGAACCCGAGCTTCCGATGCTGATGGGGACCAGGGTCCAGATACCAGTGTCCACTCAGCGATTACTGTAG
- the LOC113526572 gene encoding protein phosphatase 1 regulatory subunit 3E isoform X2, whose protein sequence is METEATGEVAVMLPPKSCLPRNYSCIAGLFGSLTANQKMDDGDKTEGEEEEDEEKKAVSGECEPLEMRVVDERPRGRESLPKPPPSPGQRRRCKSLPSSAERAKLEVARICSPSSQKKVRFADSLGLELITVRHFDDTDVPETPDRVMDKFKKARALHLNNFEHSNGYTQSTFVETLFTSPGAQPDFQERLQSAKVLLESVETDEFSISGVVRVLNLAFEKCVTLRYTLNNWLTFMDVPASYVLQSSDGITDKFHFKIVTPAFFDGSSSLQFAVRYCVGTDEFWDNNDGKNYRVRRHRVTSVLSDFLF, encoded by the exons ATGGAAACCGAAGCGACCGGGGAAGTCGCGGTCATGCTGCCTCCGAAAAGCTGCCTCCCGAGGAACTACAGCTGCATCGCAGGCTTGTTTGGGAGTCTGACCGCAAACCAGAAGATGGACGACGGCGACAAAACGGAAGGcgaagaggaggaagatgaggagaAGAAGGCCGTGAGCGGCGAGTGCGAGCCGTTAGAGATGCGCGTCGTGGACGAGAGGCCGAGGGGCCGTGAATCCCTCCCGAAGCCGCCGCCGAGTCCCGGCCAGCGCCGCCGGTGCAAATCCTTACCGAGCTCCGCGGAGAGAGCCAAACTGGAAGTGGCGCGGATCTGCAGCCCGTCCAGCCAGAAGAAAGTGCGCTTCGCCGACTCACTGGGTCTGGAGCTCATCACCGTGCGGCACTTCGACGACACCGACGTGCCGGAAACACCCGACCGTGTCATGGACAAGTTCAAAAAGGCGAGAGCGCTCCACCTGAACAACTTCGAGCACTCGAACGGGTACACGCAGTCCACCTTCGTGGAGACGCTGTTCACCAGTCCGGGCGCGCAACCCGACTTCCAGGAGCGGCTCCAGAGCGCCAAGGTGCTGCTGGAGTCCGTGGAGACGGACGAGTTCAGCATCTCGGGGGTCGTGCGCGTCCTGAACCTGGCGTTTGAGAAGTGCGTGACTCTGAGGTACACGCTCAACAACTGGCTAACCTTCATGGACGTGCCGGCCTCCTACGTGCTGCAGTCGAGCGACGGCATCACCGACAAGTTCCACTTCAAGATCGTCACGCCGGCGTTCTTCGACGGCAGCAGCAGCCTCCAGTTCGCCGTCCGCTACTGCGTCGGGACCGACGAGTTCTGGGACAACAACGACGGCAAGAACTACAGAGTGCGACGCCACAG AGTGACTTCTGTGCTGAGTGACTTCCTGTTTTAG
- the LOC113526572 gene encoding protein phosphatase 1 regulatory subunit 3E isoform X1 — protein METEATGEVAVMLPPKSCLPRNYSCIAGLFGSLTANQKMDDGDKTEGEEEEDEEKKAVSGECEPLEMRVVDERPRGRESLPKPPPSPGQRRRCKSLPSSAERAKLEVARICSPSSQKKVRFADSLGLELITVRHFDDTDVPETPDRVMDKFKKARALHLNNFEHSNGYTQSTFVETLFTSPGAQPDFQERLQSAKVLLESVETDEFSISGVVRVLNLAFEKCVTLRYTLNNWLTFMDVPASYVLQSSDGITDKFHFKIVTPAFFDGSSSLQFAVRYCVGTDEFWDNNDGKNYRVRRHRFKISPPREWDNGWIHFI, from the coding sequence ATGGAAACCGAAGCGACCGGGGAAGTCGCGGTCATGCTGCCTCCGAAAAGCTGCCTCCCGAGGAACTACAGCTGCATCGCAGGCTTGTTTGGGAGTCTGACCGCAAACCAGAAGATGGACGACGGCGACAAAACGGAAGGcgaagaggaggaagatgaggagaAGAAGGCCGTGAGCGGCGAGTGCGAGCCGTTAGAGATGCGCGTCGTGGACGAGAGGCCGAGGGGCCGTGAATCCCTCCCGAAGCCGCCGCCGAGTCCCGGCCAGCGCCGCCGGTGCAAATCCTTACCGAGCTCCGCGGAGAGAGCCAAACTGGAAGTGGCGCGGATCTGCAGCCCGTCCAGCCAGAAGAAAGTGCGCTTCGCCGACTCACTGGGTCTGGAGCTCATCACCGTGCGGCACTTCGACGACACCGACGTGCCGGAAACACCCGACCGTGTCATGGACAAGTTCAAAAAGGCGAGAGCGCTCCACCTGAACAACTTCGAGCACTCGAACGGGTACACGCAGTCCACCTTCGTGGAGACGCTGTTCACCAGTCCGGGCGCGCAACCCGACTTCCAGGAGCGGCTCCAGAGCGCCAAGGTGCTGCTGGAGTCCGTGGAGACGGACGAGTTCAGCATCTCGGGGGTCGTGCGCGTCCTGAACCTGGCGTTTGAGAAGTGCGTGACTCTGAGGTACACGCTCAACAACTGGCTAACCTTCATGGACGTGCCGGCCTCCTACGTGCTGCAGTCGAGCGACGGCATCACCGACAAGTTCCACTTCAAGATCGTCACGCCGGCGTTCTTCGACGGCAGCAGCAGCCTCCAGTTCGCCGTCCGCTACTGCGTCGGGACCGACGAGTTCTGGGACAACAACGACGGCAAGAACTACAGAGTGCGACGCCACAGGTTCAAAATCTCACCTCCGCGCGAATGGGATAACGGCTGGATCCACTTCATCTAG